The stretch of DNA GGGCGTATTCGACGTCATTAGAATGATGGCCAGTTGCATTGGTTGCGTTTCGCCCCGTCTTCCATCTCCTGGAGAATTCCCGCTATGCGTCGCGCGCTTGCCCTGTCGCTGTTTGTGTTGACAACGATTGTTTTCCCCGCTTGGACTCAGGCTGAGGAGGAGTTCCGGCCGCTGTTCAATGGCGAGAACCTGGAAGGCTGGTCCGGCGACGCCGAGTTGTGGAGCGTCGAGGACGGCGCCATCGCTGGTTCCACCGAGGCGAAGGAACTGAAGCACAACTCGTTTCTGGCCACGGACAAGACGTACAAAAATTTCGTCGTGCGGCTGAAGTTCAAGCTCCGCAACGGTAACTCTGGCGTGCAGATTCGCAGCAAGTTGCTCGACGACCACGTGGTGCAGGGCTACCAGGCCGACATCGCCGAGGAACGCTTCATGGGCATCCTCTATGAAGAAGGCGGCCGCGGGATCCTGGCCGACGTGAAGGCGGAAGAAGTCGGCGAGCACGTCAAGAAAGATGACTGGAACGAATACGTCCTGACCGTCGACGGCCCGCACATCAAGCAAGAGCTCAACGGCTTCACGACCGTCGATTACGAAGAGAAGAGCGACGAAGGGGCGAAAGAGGGCGTCATCGCCCTGCAACTCCACGTCGGCCCGAAAATGCGGGTCTGGTTCAAGGACGTGGAAATCAAGGAACTGCCGTAAACGGCAGCGCTTCGCAATCGTTTGCCAGAATCCGCGCCGCGTTGCCTGATCAGGATGGCAGACAACGCGGGCGGAAAGCTGGCTCGATGCCTGGTCGGGCATTCATGCGACTTGTGCGTCGTGGCTCACGGGCCAGGGAGCATCTGCGGCGAACCGAGGTACGCCCCGCCGTCTTCGCACGGCATGCTCTCGTAGACCGCGCCGGTCGAGGCGCAATTACTCGTGGGCCGGCGGAACAAACCGCCTTGGCAGCCGGTGGCCGCGAGCGTCAAAAACAACACAATCAGCAGCCTCTTCATGGCCTGCATCTCCGATACCGAAAATGTCCGGGAAGGTGGCGACATCGCATCGGGTCAGTCAACTCTACAACGCTTACGACGATGTGCAAACGCGACACGTCGATTTTTTTCACCGAGCGTTATTTTTTCGCCACACCCGCGCGTTGATTTTGGGCTACATTTACGCCGTGGGCAGATTCCGCGCTTTGCGCGTGTTTCACCACGAGAGGCACGGAGGGCACGGAGACGGAAAAAAGGAGTTTGGCAACTTCTTTGGCCTGAACGCTTCGATGTTCTAATGAATATGGTTTGGTTGCGGGGATGGGTGTGGCTGAGTGTCTTGTTGTCGGCGCTGCCTGCGCGCGCCGAGTCTGTCGTCGTTGACTCCGGCTGCGCGGCCACGGAAATCTGGGTAGCCAATACCCGTTCCGGCGATTGCGACGATCCGCCGCGTCTCTCGCGTTGCACCGAAGGCGATGGTTGGCAAAAAGCCAAGCTGGCCGAACTACGTAAATTGCCGCCAGGTTGGACGACCTGCGTCTGGATTCATGGCAACGACAATTCCGACGCGGACGCGCGCTACCAAGGCAAATATCTGATGCAGCGATTGGCCGGCTACGGCGCCGCGGCGCAAGGCGTGCGGGTGCTCGTGTGGTCGTGGCCCAGCGAAAAGACCGGCGCCGGACCGCTCGAAGACCTGCGTATCAAGGCCCGGCGAAGTGATTCCGAAGCACACCGCCTGTCGGCCTTCGTGCGCCGCTGGCAGCCTGGTGGCCAGGTTACCTTCGTCGGCTACAGCTTCGGCGGGCGCATTATCACTGGAGCCCTCGATGACTTGGCCGAACCTGTCGAGGCGACTTCGGAGAGCGACACCGAAAACGGGATGATCGCCAACGCCGTGCTGATGGCGCCAGCGATGAACAACTGCTGGCTGCTGCCCGGCAATGTCCATGGCGAGGCGGTGGCGCAAGTGAATGAACTGCTAATCGTCAAGAATTCCGTCGATCGCGCGCTGAAGTGGTATCCGATCGTCGCCTATGGCCGGCTCCATAGCGGACCGCAGGCGCTCGGTTACACCGGGTTGCCAGGTGTCAGCCGTCTCGGCGAAGACGCGGACAAGGTCGTGCATTACAACGTCTCGCGGATTATCGGCCCGGAACACGACGTGATGCGGTACTTGTCGTCGCCGCGCATCATGGGGCGCGTGGCGCCGTACGTTTTTGGCCCGGCGTCGGACGATCATGGCGATTGATCCTTCACTCCCGCGCGATCGGCCCCTGGCCTACTTGAGCGGCCAATGGTTGCCGGCGGAGCAGGCGGCAATTCCGCTTTCCGACGCGGGCTTCGTGCTCGGCACCACGGTCACCGAACGGTTGCGCACGTTTCGCGGCAAACTGTTCCGGCTGCCGCATCATCTCGTGCGGCTGGAGCATTCGCTGCGAATCGTCGGCGTCGAACCGCACGAAAGCAGCGCTGACCTCGCCGAGTGCGCCTCCGAACTCGCGGCGCATAACTATGCCTTGCTGCCGGACGGCACCGACTTGGGCTTGTCGATTTTGATCACGCCTGGCGGCTATAGTGCTGCGGGGGGCGTCAGCGAGCGCCGACCGCTCGTCTGCTTGCATACGGATTCGCTGCCGTTCCGCAATTGGGCCTCGGCCTATGAATCCGGCGTGTCGCTAGTCATCACCGACATCATGCAAGTTCCCGCGTCCTGTTGGCCGCCGGAATTGAAATGCCGGAGCCGGATGCACTACTACCTGGCCGACCGCGCGGCGGAAATGAAGCAGCCGGGCGCGAAAGCGCTCCTGCTCAACGAGCGCGGCGAGGTGGCGGAAACGTCGATCGCCAATATCATTGCACTGCGCAAAGACGAAGGCCTCGTGACGCCCCCGAAGAACGACGTGCTGCCCGGCATTACGCTCGGCGTCGTGGAAGAACTGGCGCGCAACCTTGGCGTCCCGTTCCACTATCGCGTGATGCGGCTCGAAGATTTGCTGACGGCCGAGGAAGTGCTACTGGCCAGCACTCCGTGGTGCCTGCTGCCGGTCCATGCACTTGACGGGCAAACCTTCAGCGCAAAAGCGCCGGGCCCCATCTTCAAGAAGCTGCTAGCCGCCTTCAACCACGAAGCCGGCCTGCAAATCGCCCAGCAGGCGAAGGAAATGAGTCAAGAAATTGTAGGCTGAGACTCGCCCCCTACT from Planctomycetia bacterium encodes:
- a CDS encoding DUF1080 domain-containing protein, with translation MRRALALSLFVLTTIVFPAWTQAEEEFRPLFNGENLEGWSGDAELWSVEDGAIAGSTEAKELKHNSFLATDKTYKNFVVRLKFKLRNGNSGVQIRSKLLDDHVVQGYQADIAEERFMGILYEEGGRGILADVKAEEVGEHVKKDDWNEYVLTVDGPHIKQELNGFTTVDYEEKSDEGAKEGVIALQLHVGPKMRVWFKDVEIKELP
- a CDS encoding alpha/beta hydrolase, with translation MNMVWLRGWVWLSVLLSALPARAESVVVDSGCAATEIWVANTRSGDCDDPPRLSRCTEGDGWQKAKLAELRKLPPGWTTCVWIHGNDNSDADARYQGKYLMQRLAGYGAAAQGVRVLVWSWPSEKTGAGPLEDLRIKARRSDSEAHRLSAFVRRWQPGGQVTFVGYSFGGRIITGALDDLAEPVEATSESDTENGMIANAVLMAPAMNNCWLLPGNVHGEAVAQVNELLIVKNSVDRALKWYPIVAYGRLHSGPQALGYTGLPGVSRLGEDADKVVHYNVSRIIGPEHDVMRYLSSPRIMGRVAPYVFGPASDDHGD
- a CDS encoding aminotransferase class IV: MAIDPSLPRDRPLAYLSGQWLPAEQAAIPLSDAGFVLGTTVTERLRTFRGKLFRLPHHLVRLEHSLRIVGVEPHESSADLAECASELAAHNYALLPDGTDLGLSILITPGGYSAAGGVSERRPLVCLHTDSLPFRNWASAYESGVSLVITDIMQVPASCWPPELKCRSRMHYYLADRAAEMKQPGAKALLLNERGEVAETSIANIIALRKDEGLVTPPKNDVLPGITLGVVEELARNLGVPFHYRVMRLEDLLTAEEVLLASTPWCLLPVHALDGQTFSAKAPGPIFKKLLAAFNHEAGLQIAQQAKEMSQEIVG